The genomic segment AAAATTTTCATCTAAAATTATATGTTTAACTTTATTTGAATAATCTTTATTTTTTAAATTAAAATTAACTCCTTTATAAATACCTCTGTGATCAAATTTAGACTCACAAACAATAAAATAGTCTACAACGTCTTTAAGAATTTCAAATCTACTATTAACTAAAAAATTTTCATCATAAAAAGTAATACAATCAATTAGTTTATACATTTTTTCTAACTGTTATTATGCAGTTATTAGATTTATTGTTATCATGATAAATATCAACAATTGTGAAAAGATAATTTTTTTCTTTAAAATATTGAATAAATTTATTTTGATCTTTATTATAAACATCCTCAACTATATAAACTCCATCATCAGCCAACATATCAATAGAATTTTCAAAGCAACAAATATTAGCGTTATATTCATGTAAACCATCTTCCAGAATTATATCAAATTTGTCGACACCTATTTTTTGATACATGGCTTTAATAATTTTAGGATTTGTTTGATCAACAAAAAAAGTTTTAATTCTATCTTCATCTTTTAGGATATCTTTGTCTATGTCTGCTCCATAGATGTTAGCATTTTTAAAATAATCTCTCCATGCTCGTAAAGAAGCGAGTGGCACTCCATCTTTACCCATATTGCTTAACATGTTTATATTATTAGTCCCAAGTCCAATCTCTAAAAAATTTTTAACCTTGTCTTTTTTATGATAAAAAATTTCAGAGTAATAACTTGCGTAATTGTGATGATTATTTCTTCCACCTTTATCACTTCCATGAATGTTCATTAAATTTTCTAGATCATTATTTACGTTTGCATTACCTATGTATGACATTTTTACTTCTTTTTTTTTTGAAAGAAATTTCAATTCATATCTTAATTTTCTTAAATAATTTCTTATAAATTTCATATTCTATTCCTTGTTAATTTTTAAAACACCAATAAATGCTTCTTGTGGTATTTCAACTCTCCCAAATTGTTTTGACTTTGCTTTTCCTTTTTTTTGTTTTTCAAGAAGTTTTCTTTTTCTATCTGTGGCACCTCCACCATGAATTTTAGTTAGAACGTCTTTTTTAAATCCTTTTATAGTTTCTCTTGCTATTATCTTTCCTCCAATAGCAGCCTGTACAGGTATCATAAAATTATGTCTAGGTATTAAATCTTTCAATTTTTCACATACTTCTCTTCCAGTCCTTTGTGCAAAATCTTTATGTATCATCATGGCTAAAGCATCAACAGGTTCTCCATTTACTAGAATTCCTAACTTAACTAAATCACCTTCTTTATACTCTGCTATCTCATAATCAAAACTTGCATAACCACTTGTCATTGATTTAATTCTATCATTAAAGTCAAAAACAACTTCGTTTAATGGAAGCTCATAACTTAAAACTGCTCTATTTCCAGAATAAGTTAAATTAGTTTGTATGCCTCTTTTATCCTGGCAAAGTTTTATTATCGAACCTAAATATTGATCAGGTGTAATAACTGTTGCTTTAATCCAAGGCTCCCCAATTGTTTTTATTAAAGTTGGATCTGGTAAACTTGAAGGATTTTGAAGATCTAATACTTCTCCATTATTTAGGTTAACTTTATATACAACTCCTGGAGTTGTGGTTAGAAGATTAACATCAAATTCTCTTTCAAGTCTTTCAGAAATAATTTCAAGATGCAAAAGACCTAAAAAACCACATCTAAATCCTAATCCTAGTGCTGATGACGACTCAGCTTCAAAAGAAAAACTTGCATCATTTAATTGTAATTTAGCTAAACCATCCTTTAATTTTTGATACTCAGAACTATCAACCGGAAACAAACCACAAAATACAACTGGCTTACTTGGTTTAAAACCTGGTAAAGCATCAACTTTAGTTTTGGTTGCGTCACAAATTGTATCACCAACTTTAGTTTCAGATAAAACTTTTATACCAGTTGTTATAAAACCAATTTCACCAGAATTTAGTTCATCCATATCTCTTGCTTTTGGTGTAAATACACCTACTTTTTCTACGATGTAATCTTGGTCTGTAGAAAGCATTTTGATCTTCATATTCTTAGTCAATTTTCCATTTATAACTCTTACTAAAATTACAACTCCTAGGTAAGTGTCATACCAACTATCAACTAGCAGACACTTTAAATCATCAGAAGTTTTGCCTTTTGGAGCTGGCAATAAAGATATAATTTTTTCCAATATATCTTCTATTCCCTCACCTGTTTTTCCTGAACAAGGAACAGCATTTTCAGTTTCAATACCTATTACATCCTCAATTTGTTTTTTTGTACGTTCAATATCTGAGGCTGGCAAATCAGTTTTATTTAATACTGGAATTATTTCGTGATTTATATCTAAAGCTTGATAAACATTTGCGAGCGTTTGTGCTTCAACACCTTGTGTACTATCTACAATCAAAATTGATCCCTCACATGCATATAATGATCGAGATACCTCATAACTAAAATCAACATGACCAGGTGTATCTATTATATTTAGAATATAATTTTTTCCATCTTTTGCTTTATAATTTAATTTAACAGTTTGAGCTTTAATTGTAATTCCACGTTCACGCTCTATATCCATAGAATCTAAAACTTGAGCCTTCATCTCTCTTTCAGTCAATCCACCACACTTATGAATTATTCTGTCAGCGATAGTTGATTTTCCGTGATCAATATGAGCAATAATTGCAAAATTTCTAATATGATCGATAGTATCCATTATTTCTATGATCTAATTTTTGCACCAGTTTTTTTTTCTACTAATTCAATTATAGTCTTATTTAATAAATCTAAATCTTGCTCTTTAAGAGTTTTTTCATTTGATTGAATTGTAACATTAATAGCTATGGATTTTTTATCTTCTGAAATATTTTCACCCTCATAAACATCGAAAATTTTAACATCTTTAATTAAATTTTTATCAACACTATAAATTACATCCATTAAATCTTGAGAAATGAAATTTTTATCAACTACAAATGCAAAATCTCTCTCAGATTTTTGATAATCTGAAACTTCAAATTTAGATTTTTGATCCTTTAAATTTTTTTTGGTAACCTTCAAATTATCCATAAAAATTTCAAAACCAATTAAAGCTTCGGTTTTTATATCTAATTTTTTAATAATGTTTGGGTGCAACTCACCAAAGTAAGCTGCTATATTTTCTTTACCTTTATTTAAAAAAACTCTCCCTGATTTTCCAGGATGAAAATAATTTGGTGTAATATCATCAATAAAAAGTTTATTTGGATTAAAGCCGGCTTCTTCCAAAGTTTGAAGTACCACTTGTTTTGCGTCAAAGACATCAACATTTCTCTCATCTTGAAACCATGATAATCTTGATTTTTTACCTGAATTCAAACCTCCAATTACAGTTTCTTGTTCACCTGGCTCTGACCCGAAAAAAACAGGTCCTATTTCAAATAAAGAAATATCTTTAAAGCCACGATCAAGATTTTTTCTTAGGTATAAAATTAAATTTGAAAAAATTGAGTTTCTTAAAACATTTAAATCTGAACTTATTGGATTAACAATCTCTATTGATTTTTTTTGTTCTTTAAAAAAATCGTTAATTTTAGAGTCAGTAAAAGACCAAGTAATAGCCTCTAAATATCCTTTCGATGCAAGAGATCTTTGTAAAAAATGAAACTGTCTCTGAGTTTTTGTTAATGTAGGCTTAGTTCTTGCTTTTTCTGGATTTATAATTTCTATTTTTTCATATCCATTTATTCTTACTAATTCTTCCACAATATCAATCGGCTGAGTAATATCTGGTCGCCATGAAGGAACCTGAAGCTTTAAAGTATTCTTGCCAGATTTTATTTCAAAACCTAAGTTTTTTAATATCTGTATCATTATTTTAGTAGATATTTTAAATCCAGAAATTTTTTCAAATAAATCTGTATCAAATTCTATTTTCGTTTTTTCAAATTTTTCAATTTTTTGAATATCAATTTTACTTACTTCTCCACCACAAATTTCTTTGATTAATTCTGCCGCTCTATTAATTCCTTGTTCAATTGATAAAGGATCTATCCCTCTTTCAAATCTAAATTTGGCATCTGTATCAATATTTAATAATTTTGAAGTTTTTCTAATTGATCTTGGATTAAAATATGCTGACTCAATTAATACATTTTTTGTATCAAGTTCAGTTCCAGACCTTGTGCCCCCAATAATTCCTCCTAAACCCAGAACACCTGTGTTATCTGAAATTACACACATGTTTTTTTCAAGTGTATAATCTTTGTTATCTAAGGCAGTAAATTTTTCACCTTTCTGTGAATTTCTTACAATTATACCTTTGTTGATTTTGTCTGCATCATATGCATGAAGTGGTCTATTCAAATCTAGCATAACATAATTCGTTACATCAACTATTGCTGATATCGGTTTTTGACCAATAGAAATTAATTTATCTTTTAACCATTTGGGACTTTCACAATTTTTTATGTTTGTTATTAAACAACTTCCAAATGAAGTGCAGCCCTGGTTTTTTTCTTTATTAATTTTAACTTTAATTTTTTGATTTAATTTAGATTTTATTTTCTTTTCTTTTGTTTCAATGAACTTTCCAAAACCTGTTGATGCAAGATCTCTTGCGATACCCTTTACACCTAAGCAATCGGGTCTATTTGGTGTAATTGATAAATCAATTAAATTTGATTGATTTTTAGAAAAATATTTTTTTCCAATTTTTTTATTATATTTAGACTGATCTAATTCTATTATTCCATCACTTTCCTCAGATAAACTTAATTCTGATTCTGAACAAAGCATTCCAAAAGAAGTTACACCTCTTATTTTACTTATGGATAACTTCATTTTATTTTTTGGTATGATAGCTCCTGGAGGTGCATAAATAGTAAATAATCCTTCTCTTGCATTTGGAGCACCACAAACAACTTTTAGTAAATCTTTTTCTCCAACATCAACATCACAAACTTTTAGTCTGTCTGCGTCTGGATGCTTTTCTGTTTTGATTATCTTGGCTATTTTAAAAAAATCTGAGTCTGAAGATGGTGTCTCTACACTCTCTACTTCCAGTCCTATATCCGTCAATTTTTCAATTAATTGAGCTTCAGTAGATTTAGTTTTTAGGTGATCTTTTAACCAATCATAAGTAATTTTCATCTACTCAAGCCTCTATAATTACTAGGAACATCTAATGGATCAAAACCAAAATGATTAAGCCATCTATAATCACATTCAAAAAATGCTCTTAAATCATTTATTCCATATTTTAGCATTGCAAGTCTATCAATACCTATGCCAAATGCATAACCTTGATAAATCTTGCTATCTACATTTACATTATTTAAAACATTTGGGTGCACCATTCCACAGCCTAATATTTCTAACCACTTATCACCCTCACCGATTATTATTTTTCCATTTTTTATTTCATATCCAATATCAACTTCTGCAGAAGGTTCAGTAAATGGGAAATGACTTGGTCTAAATCTCATCTTTATTTTATCAACTTCAAAAAATTCTTTTATAAAATAATTTAGACATCCTTTTAAATGTCCCATGTTTATATTTTTATCAATATGCAATCCCTCAACTTGATGAAACATAGGAGCGTGTGTTTGATCACTATCAGACCTGTAAGTTCTTCCTGGTGCAATAATCTTAAATGGAGGTTTATCTTTTAACATTGTTCTAATTTGAACTGGGGAAGTGTGGGTTCTTAAAAGTTTTTGCTTATTATCATCAAGATAAAAAGTATCATGCATATCTCTTGCCGGATGATTGTCTGGTGTATTCAATGCAGTGAAATTGTTATATTCATTTTCTACATCAGGTCCTTCTTCAACACTAAAACCAATTTCTGAAAAAATAGAAGATATTTCATCTATGGTTTGTGATACCGGATGAATTTTTCCTTTCAAATATGGTCTTGAGGGAAGTGTTACATCTACTTTTTCTCTATTAAGTTTCTCATTTATCTCAAGCTCTTCAATTTTATTAATCTTAAAATCAATTTGATTCTGTAAAATATTTTTTATCTCATTTAAATCAGATGCAAATTTTTTTCTTTCACTCTCTTGTATCTGGCCAATTTTTTTAAACTCGAGTGAAATGATTCCATTTTTACCAAATAAATCTGATTTAAATTGATTAACTTCAGATAAACTTAAATCACCCTGCAATTTATTAAGAAATTCTTCTTTAATTTTTTTAATATCAGACATGAATACAGATTATTTCTTAAAGAAATAAAAACAATAGAGATTAATTTAAAGCAGATTGAGCTTTTTGAACTATTGTTTTAAATGCCTCTGGACTATCATAAGCAATTTCTGCAAGAATTTTTCTATCAATAGTAATTCCACACTTAGTTAATCCATTAATAAATTTAGAGTAAGTTAAACCTTCAGCTCTAACACCAGCATTAATTCTTTGTATCCATAGAGATTTGAAATCTCTCTTTTTATTTCTTCTATCTCGGTATGCATACTGCATAGCCTTCTCCATTGCTTGCTTTGCAACTCTTATAGTATTTTTTCTTCTGCCCCATTGACCCTTAACAGCTTTTAAGACTTTTTTATGTTTAGCTCGGCTAGTTACACCTCTTTTAACTCTTGCCATTTTATCCTCTTAAACTGTAAGGCATGTACGATTTTACAATTTTTCCATCTTGTTTTGACATCGCAGTTGTGCCTCTTAATTTTCTAATTTGTGAATTTGTTCTTTTGATCATACCATGTCTTTTACCAGCTTGGGCTGTAATAACTTTACCCTTTGCAGATATCTTAAATCTTTTTTTTGCTGAGCTTTTTGTTTTAAGTTTTGGCATAATTCTGCGAGGTTATACAAAGAATGATTTAAATTTACAACCTTAATTAAGGCCTATAAAGGCTGAATTACCATTATCATTTGCTTGCCATCAAATTTTGGATGCAATTCGACTTTTCCAACTTCCTTCATGTCTTCCTTGATCTTGGTCATCAATTCATTTCCAAGGTGTGAGTGCTGTAATTCTCTTCCTTTAAATCTGATCGTAAATTTTACTTTATCACCTTTTGATATAAATTTTTTTGCGTTCTTTACTTTAAATTCATAATCATGAGTTTCAGTTACTGGACGCATTTTTATTTCCTTAAGTAAAACTATTTTTTGCTTCTTCTTTGCAAGGTTAGCTTTTTTTTGTGCATCATATTTAAATTTACCCATATCCATAATTTTACAGACCGGTGGGTTAGCATTAGGTGCAATTTCAATTAAATCTAATCCCTGATTTTTTGCCATTGATATAGCTTCATTGGTGCTTATAACCCCTAAGTTTTCTCCATCACTTGCTATAACTTGAACCTCAGGTGATGAAATTCTATTATTAGATCTTGGACCACGATCTTTGGTTCTACGCTGAAAATAGTTTTGTTTAAAATCTGCCACTTAGTTTGAGGATGCTTTGTTTAAAGCAGAGAATGTTTTTAAGAATAAGTCTAAATCCATATTTTCTTGTTTATTAGAGTCTAATCTTCTAATCGTTACTGAGTTACTGTCAACTTCTTTTTTACCACAAATTAATAATAAAGGTATTTTTGCCAGCGAGTGATCTCTAATTTTATAATTAAGATTATGTTTTTTTAGATCAACATAAGAACTCATGCCAGCTTGTTTAATTTTTTTTGAAACTTGAATGGCATAATCATCAAACTCTTCTGTAATTGGAATTACAACAGTTTGAAGCGGAGAAATCCAAAAAGGAAATTTGCCTGCATAGTGTTCAATTAAAATTCCTATAAACCTTTCAAGAGATCCAAATAAAGCTCTATGTAACATCACTGGAACTTTTTTTGTTCCATCTTTATCTACATATGAAGCATCAAGTCTTCCTGGTAAATTTAAATCCACTTGCAGCGTTCCACATTGCCAATCCCTACCAATTGCATCTCTTAAAACAAATTCTATCTTTGGGCCATAGAAAGCACCTTCACCTTTATTAATACTATATTCCAGTTTTGAAGCTTTTACTGCTTCAAGTAGAGATGCTTCTGCTTTATCCCAAACTTCGTCATCTCCAACTCTAACTTCTGGCCTATCTGCATATTTTAAAATTACATTTTCAAAACCTAGATCTTTGTAAATGTCTAGAATTAGATTAGTTACATTTAAACACTCACTTGTTATTTGATCTTCTGAACAAAATATGTGTGCATCATCTTGAGTAAATGCTCTAACTCTTAACAAGCCATGCAAGGCCCCAGAAGGCTCATATCGATGTACTTTACCAAACTCAGTTATTCTTAAAGGAAGATCTCTATAACTTTTTAAACCTTGGTTAAAAACTTGAATATGACCAGGACAATTCATCGGTTTGATTGCAAAAACTTTTTCATCAGGCGTTTCAGAGGTATACATATTTTCTCCATATTTTTCCCAATGACCTGACTTTTCCCACAACAAACGATCTAAAACTTCTGGTGTATTTACTTCCTTGTAACCTGCAGCATCTTGGCGAGCTCTCATATAATTAATTAACTTTTGAAATAGAGCCCATCCCTTTTCATGCCAAAATACGGATCCTGGGCTTTCTTCTCTAAAATGAAATAAATCCATTTCTCTGCCTAGTTTCCTATGGTCTCTTTTTTCAGCTTCTTCGAGTCTTCTTAAATATGCATCTAGATCTTTTTGAGTGGCCCAACTTGTTCCATAAATTCTTTGAAGCATCTCGTTATTTGAATCTCCTCTCCAATATGCACCTGAAACTCTCATTAATTTAAAATATTTTCCAATTTTGCCAGTAGAAGATAAATGCGGCCCTCGGCACAGATCGTGCCAATCTCCATGAAAATATATTGAAACTTCCTCTCCTTGAGGAATGCTCTCAATTAATTCAGCTTTGTAGATTTCACCTTTTTTTTTAAAATGCTCAATTGCCTTTTCTCTTGACCAAACCTCTCTTTTTGTAACAACATCTCTGTCAACAATCTCTTTCATTTTGTCTTCAATTTTTTTTAAGTCATCTTCAGTAAATGGTTCTTTCCTAGCAAAATCATAATAAAAACCATTTTCAATTACTGGCCCTATTGTAACTTGTGTACCAGGAAATAATTCTTGCACAGCCATTGCTAATATATGAGCAGTGTCATGCCTTATAGTCTCTAAACCTTCTTTATTTTTTGAAGTAAGTATTTTTATAGAACAATCTTTATCAATTATATAAT from the Candidatus Pelagibacter sp. HIMB1321 genome contains:
- the lepA gene encoding translation elongation factor 4; the encoded protein is MDTIDHIRNFAIIAHIDHGKSTIADRIIHKCGGLTEREMKAQVLDSMDIERERGITIKAQTVKLNYKAKDGKNYILNIIDTPGHVDFSYEVSRSLYACEGSILIVDSTQGVEAQTLANVYQALDINHEIIPVLNKTDLPASDIERTKKQIEDVIGIETENAVPCSGKTGEGIEDILEKIISLLPAPKGKTSDDLKCLLVDSWYDTYLGVVILVRVINGKLTKNMKIKMLSTDQDYIVEKVGVFTPKARDMDELNSGEIGFITTGIKVLSETKVGDTICDATKTKVDALPGFKPSKPVVFCGLFPVDSSEYQKLKDGLAKLQLNDASFSFEAESSSALGLGFRCGFLGLLHLEIISERLEREFDVNLLTTTPGVVYKVNLNNGEVLDLQNPSSLPDPTLIKTIGEPWIKATVITPDQYLGSIIKLCQDKRGIQTNLTYSGNRAVLSYELPLNEVVFDFNDRIKSMTSGYASFDYEIAEYKEGDLVKLGILVNGEPVDALAMMIHKDFAQRTGREVCEKLKDLIPRHNFMIPVQAAIGGKIIARETIKGFKKDVLTKIHGGGATDRKRKLLEKQKKGKAKSKQFGRVEIPQEAFIGVLKINKE
- the pheT gene encoding phenylalanine--tRNA ligase subunit beta; its protein translation is MKITYDWLKDHLKTKSTEAQLIEKLTDIGLEVESVETPSSDSDFFKIAKIIKTEKHPDADRLKVCDVDVGEKDLLKVVCGAPNAREGLFTIYAPPGAIIPKNKMKLSISKIRGVTSFGMLCSESELSLSEESDGIIELDQSKYNKKIGKKYFSKNQSNLIDLSITPNRPDCLGVKGIARDLASTGFGKFIETKEKKIKSKLNQKIKVKINKEKNQGCTSFGSCLITNIKNCESPKWLKDKLISIGQKPISAIVDVTNYVMLDLNRPLHAYDADKINKGIIVRNSQKGEKFTALDNKDYTLEKNMCVISDNTGVLGLGGIIGGTRSGTELDTKNVLIESAYFNPRSIRKTSKLLNIDTDAKFRFERGIDPLSIEQGINRAAELIKEICGGEVSKIDIQKIEKFEKTKIEFDTDLFEKISGFKISTKIMIQILKNLGFEIKSGKNTLKLQVPSWRPDITQPIDIVEELVRINGYEKIEIINPEKARTKPTLTKTQRQFHFLQRSLASKGYLEAITWSFTDSKINDFFKEQKKSIEIVNPISSDLNVLRNSIFSNLILYLRKNLDRGFKDISLFEIGPVFFGSEPGEQETVIGGLNSGKKSRLSWFQDERNVDVFDAKQVVLQTLEEAGFNPNKLFIDDITPNYFHPGKSGRVFLNKGKENIAAYFGELHPNIIKKLDIKTEALIGFEIFMDNLKVTKKNLKDQKSKFEVSDYQKSERDFAFVVDKNFISQDLMDVIYSVDKNLIKDVKIFDVYEGENISEDKKSIAINVTIQSNEKTLKEQDLDLLNKTIIELVEKKTGAKIRS
- the pheS gene encoding phenylalanine--tRNA ligase subunit alpha, translating into MSDIKKIKEEFLNKLQGDLSLSEVNQFKSDLFGKNGIISLEFKKIGQIQESERKKFASDLNEIKNILQNQIDFKINKIEELEINEKLNREKVDVTLPSRPYLKGKIHPVSQTIDEISSIFSEIGFSVEEGPDVENEYNNFTALNTPDNHPARDMHDTFYLDDNKQKLLRTHTSPVQIRTMLKDKPPFKIIAPGRTYRSDSDQTHAPMFHQVEGLHIDKNINMGHLKGCLNYFIKEFFEVDKIKMRFRPSHFPFTEPSAEVDIGYEIKNGKIIIGEGDKWLEILGCGMVHPNVLNNVNVDSKIYQGYAFGIGIDRLAMLKYGINDLRAFFECDYRWLNHFGFDPLDVPSNYRGLSR
- the rplT gene encoding 50S ribosomal protein L20 codes for the protein MARVKRGVTSRAKHKKVLKAVKGQWGRRKNTIRVAKQAMEKAMQYAYRDRRNKKRDFKSLWIQRINAGVRAEGLTYSKFINGLTKCGITIDRKILAEIAYDSPEAFKTIVQKAQSALN
- the rpmI gene encoding 50S ribosomal protein L35, whose protein sequence is MPKLKTKSSAKKRFKISAKGKVITAQAGKRHGMIKRTNSQIRKLRGTTAMSKQDGKIVKSYMPYSLRG
- the infC gene encoding translation initiation factor IF-3 translates to MADFKQNYFQRRTKDRGPRSNNRISSPEVQVIASDGENLGVISTNEAISMAKNQGLDLIEIAPNANPPVCKIMDMGKFKYDAQKKANLAKKKQKIVLLKEIKMRPVTETHDYEFKVKNAKKFISKGDKVKFTIRFKGRELQHSHLGNELMTKIKEDMKEVGKVELHPKFDGKQMIMVIQPL
- the thrS gene encoding threonine--tRNA ligase, whose protein sequence is MPTITLPDGNNLEFSNKITGLEVAEKISKSLAKQAMIVAVDGQLKDLDYIIDKDCSIKILTSKNKEGLETIRHDTAHILAMAVQELFPGTQVTIGPVIENGFYYDFARKEPFTEDDLKKIEDKMKEIVDRDVVTKREVWSREKAIEHFKKKGEIYKAELIESIPQGEEVSIYFHGDWHDLCRGPHLSSTGKIGKYFKLMRVSGAYWRGDSNNEMLQRIYGTSWATQKDLDAYLRRLEEAEKRDHRKLGREMDLFHFREESPGSVFWHEKGWALFQKLINYMRARQDAAGYKEVNTPEVLDRLLWEKSGHWEKYGENMYTSETPDEKVFAIKPMNCPGHIQVFNQGLKSYRDLPLRITEFGKVHRYEPSGALHGLLRVRAFTQDDAHIFCSEDQITSECLNVTNLILDIYKDLGFENVILKYADRPEVRVGDDEVWDKAEASLLEAVKASKLEYSINKGEGAFYGPKIEFVLRDAIGRDWQCGTLQVDLNLPGRLDASYVDKDGTKKVPVMLHRALFGSLERFIGILIEHYAGKFPFWISPLQTVVIPITEEFDDYAIQVSKKIKQAGMSSYVDLKKHNLNYKIRDHSLAKIPLLLICGKKEVDSNSVTIRRLDSNKQENMDLDLFLKTFSALNKASSN